In one window of Nocardioides panacisoli DNA:
- the uvrB gene encoding excinuclease ABC subunit UvrB, which translates to MRPVTDLERRVAPFRVESDYEPSGDQPTAIAEISRRISDGARDVVLLGATGTGKTATVAWVAEQLQRPVLVLQPNKTLAAQFANELRHLFPQNAVEYFVSYYDYYQPEAYVPQTDTYIEKDSSINEEVERLRHSATNSLLTRRDAIVVSTVSCIYGLGTPQEYVDRMVRLRVGEEHDRDQVLRRLVEIQYTRNDMSFTRGTFRVRGDTLEIFPVYEEMAVRIEFFGDEIERLMTLHPITGEVLTEDEELYIFPASHYVAGPERMERAIAGIEAELADQLATFERQGKMLEAQRLRMRTTYDIEMMRQVGSCSGIENYSMHIDGREHGSAPNCLLDYFPEDFVLVIDESHVAVPQIGGMYEGDMSRKRNLVDHGFRLPSAMDNRPLRWEEFLERIGQTIYLSATPGDYELDKVHGDVVEQIIRPTGLVDPEVVIKSTKGQIDDLIHEIRTRTERNERVLVTTLTKKMSEDLTDYLLDAGINTRYLHSEVDTLQRVELLRDLRLGAYDVLVGINLLREGLDLPEVSLVAILDADKEGFLRSDKSLIQTIGRAARNVSGQVHMYADQITPSMESAIEETNRRREAQIEFNERHGIDPQPLRKKIADITDMLAREDEATQALLQTWADVGQKGRAGGVKPSEKADQPGQPVPTLGHRAGESAGAELAGMPSADLADLIQDLTEQMRAAAGELQFELAARLRDEIGDLRKELNQMIEATK; encoded by the coding sequence ATGCGTCCCGTCACCGACCTCGAGCGCCGCGTCGCCCCGTTCCGGGTGGAGTCCGACTACGAGCCCTCCGGCGACCAGCCGACGGCCATCGCCGAGATCAGCCGACGCATCAGCGACGGCGCGCGCGACGTCGTGCTCCTCGGCGCCACCGGCACCGGCAAGACGGCGACGGTTGCCTGGGTCGCCGAGCAGCTGCAGCGGCCGGTGCTGGTGCTGCAGCCCAACAAGACGCTGGCCGCGCAGTTCGCCAACGAGCTGCGGCACCTGTTCCCGCAGAACGCGGTGGAGTACTTCGTCTCCTACTACGACTACTACCAACCCGAGGCCTACGTCCCGCAGACCGACACCTACATCGAGAAGGATTCCTCGATCAACGAGGAGGTCGAACGGCTGCGCCACAGCGCGACCAACAGCCTGCTGACCCGCCGCGACGCCATCGTCGTCTCGACCGTGTCCTGCATCTACGGCCTCGGCACCCCGCAGGAGTACGTCGACCGCATGGTGCGCCTCCGGGTGGGAGAGGAGCACGACCGCGACCAGGTGCTCCGCCGGCTGGTCGAGATCCAGTACACCCGCAACGACATGAGCTTCACCCGCGGGACCTTCCGCGTGCGCGGTGACACGCTCGAGATCTTCCCGGTCTATGAGGAGATGGCGGTCCGGATCGAGTTCTTCGGTGACGAGATCGAGCGGCTCATGACGCTGCACCCGATCACCGGTGAGGTGCTGACCGAGGACGAGGAGCTCTACATCTTCCCGGCGAGCCACTACGTCGCCGGGCCGGAGCGCATGGAACGCGCCATCGCCGGCATCGAGGCCGAGCTGGCCGACCAGCTCGCGACCTTCGAGCGGCAGGGCAAGATGCTGGAGGCCCAGCGGCTGCGCATGCGCACCACCTACGACATCGAGATGATGCGCCAGGTCGGGAGCTGCTCGGGCATCGAGAACTACTCGATGCACATCGACGGTCGTGAGCACGGCAGCGCACCCAACTGCCTGCTGGACTACTTCCCCGAGGACTTCGTGCTGGTCATCGACGAGTCCCACGTCGCGGTGCCGCAGATCGGCGGCATGTACGAGGGTGACATGTCCCGCAAGCGCAACCTGGTCGACCACGGGTTCCGGCTGCCGAGCGCGATGGACAACCGGCCGCTGCGGTGGGAGGAGTTCCTCGAGCGCATCGGGCAGACCATCTACCTCTCGGCCACGCCCGGCGACTACGAGCTGGACAAGGTGCACGGCGACGTCGTCGAGCAGATCATCCGCCCGACCGGTCTGGTCGACCCCGAGGTCGTCATCAAGTCGACCAAGGGGCAGATCGACGACCTCATCCACGAGATCCGCACCCGCACCGAGCGCAACGAGCGAGTGCTGGTCACCACGCTGACCAAGAAGATGTCGGAGGACCTGACCGACTACCTCCTCGACGCCGGCATCAACACCCGCTACCTCCACTCCGAGGTCGACACGCTCCAGCGCGTCGAGCTGCTGCGGGACCTTCGCCTGGGCGCCTACGACGTGCTGGTCGGCATCAACCTGCTGCGCGAGGGCCTGGACCTGCCGGAGGTGTCGCTGGTCGCGATCCTCGACGCCGACAAGGAGGGCTTCCTGCGGTCGGACAAGTCGCTGATCCAGACCATCGGCCGTGCCGCCCGCAACGTGTCCGGGCAGGTCCACATGTACGCCGACCAAATCACCCCGTCGATGGAGTCGGCGATCGAGGAGACCAACCGTCGTCGCGAGGCCCAGATCGAGTTCAACGAGCGTCACGGGATCGACCCGCAGCCGCTGCGGAAGAAGATCGCCGACATCACCGACATGCTCGCGAGGGAGGACGAGGCCACCCAGGCGCTGCTCCAGACCTGGGCCGACGTGGGCCAGAAGGGCCGCGCCGGCGGCGTGAAGCCCAGCGAGAAGGCCGACCAGCCCGGACAGCCGGTCCCGACGTTGGGGCACCGGGCGGGGGAGTCCGCGGGCGCCGAGCTCGCCGGCATGCCCAGCGCCGACCTCGCCGACCTGATCCAGGACCTCACCGAGCAGATGCGCGCGGCCGCGGGGGAGCTGCAGTTCGAGTTGGCGGCTCGCCTGCGCGACGAGATCGGTGACCTCCGCAAGGAGCTGAACCAGATGATTGAGGCGACCAAGTGA
- a CDS encoding MCE family protein, whose product MIWVRKVLADRLWLSAAGVVLVLVVAVTYMFAAVLDAPLTERPINLDVELAQTGGLFEGSAVTYRGIKVGKVQRIVPREDGGALATLRVRAGTEVPTDSVAKVRSLSPVGEQYLDFQPNTSEGPFYADGDTVAAESTDLPKSLQSTVIAVNDVLRQIDDEKLGLLLDELSTGLSGTGDDLGRIVGQVEEILATLDEVWPETDRVITNADTVLDIATDNADSLRRLATNAKDFAAFLADYRGEFADVLANTPANLADLEGVVTDAGEVLPGFLETGASFSAMFRPWNTHFRALLQEYPRGLATLSRILGDGALSLTLITADTARCDYGTTRTASERPETGFQPGGQCAATFARLQRGAAHAPGADR is encoded by the coding sequence GTGATCTGGGTGAGGAAGGTCCTGGCGGACCGGCTGTGGCTCAGCGCCGCCGGCGTGGTGCTCGTGCTGGTCGTCGCGGTGACCTACATGTTCGCCGCGGTGCTCGATGCGCCGCTGACCGAGCGGCCCATCAACCTCGACGTGGAGCTGGCGCAGACCGGGGGCCTGTTCGAGGGCTCCGCGGTCACCTACCGCGGCATCAAGGTCGGCAAGGTGCAGCGCATCGTCCCGCGTGAGGACGGGGGTGCCCTCGCGACGCTCCGGGTGAGGGCCGGCACCGAGGTGCCGACGGATTCCGTGGCCAAGGTGCGCAGCCTCTCCCCGGTCGGGGAGCAGTACCTGGACTTCCAGCCCAACACCTCCGAGGGGCCGTTCTACGCCGACGGGGACACCGTCGCCGCCGAGTCCACCGACCTCCCCAAGAGCCTGCAGTCGACGGTCATCGCGGTCAACGACGTACTCCGCCAGATCGACGACGAGAAGCTGGGACTGCTCCTCGACGAGCTCAGCACGGGGCTGTCCGGCACCGGTGACGACCTCGGGCGCATCGTCGGGCAGGTGGAGGAGATCCTGGCCACGCTGGACGAGGTGTGGCCGGAGACCGATCGAGTGATCACCAACGCCGACACGGTCCTCGACATCGCCACCGACAACGCCGACTCGCTGCGCCGGCTGGCCACCAACGCCAAGGACTTCGCGGCCTTCCTCGCCGACTATCGCGGTGAGTTCGCGGACGTGCTCGCCAACACGCCGGCGAACCTGGCCGACCTCGAGGGGGTCGTGACCGACGCCGGCGAGGTGCTGCCCGGGTTCCTCGAGACCGGTGCCTCCTTCAGCGCGATGTTCCGACCCTGGAACACCCACTTCCGTGCGCTGCTGCAGGAGTACCCGCGCGGTCTGGCCACGCTGAGCCGGATCCTGGGGGACGGCGCCCTGAGCCTCACCCTGATCACCGCCGACACGGCGCGTTGTGACTACGGCACGACGCGCACCGCCTCGGAGCGTCCGGAGACCGGGTTCCAGCCCGGCGGGCAGTGCGCCGCGACGTTCGCACGCCTCCAGCGGGGGGCGGCCCACGCGCCGGGGGCGGACCGATGA
- a CDS encoding phospholipase D-like domain-containing protein produces MARQQWASGLWTFLRRLLLTVLGVQVGLAVGMSLVDSYRRRGKRPKPFPVREPRTMAVGDGEITTYGYGQDLYDDMLSAIERAEHQVLFETYIWKGDRVGERFKRALADAADRGVEVYCIYDGFANLVVPPVFKRFPRAMKVLRFPVYGAGWRFFDLRRYGRDHRKLLIVDDHTGFIGGYNIGSAYETEWRDTHVRITGPAVWDLKRAFADFWNLHRRRHLRSSEQPLLLETASVWEPKVRVHRNVPRLWMFPIRAMYLEAINRASTNIWMTQAYFLPDQDFVDALKAAALRGVDVRLLVPRKSNHIVADWISRGYYGQLLEAGVRILRYRDAMVHAKTATVDGTWTTVGTANIDRLSLQGNYEINIEVIDRALATEMGAIFDVDQSNCWELTPDEWASRDVHRRFTEWILHPLRPLL; encoded by the coding sequence ATGGCGCGGCAGCAATGGGCATCGGGGCTCTGGACGTTCCTACGGCGACTCCTGCTGACCGTCCTCGGTGTCCAGGTCGGCCTGGCGGTCGGCATGTCGCTGGTCGACTCCTACCGCCGCCGCGGCAAGCGTCCCAAGCCGTTTCCGGTGCGCGAGCCGCGCACCATGGCGGTCGGCGACGGTGAGATCACCACCTACGGCTACGGCCAGGACCTCTACGACGACATGCTGTCCGCGATCGAGCGGGCGGAGCACCAGGTCCTGTTCGAGACCTACATCTGGAAGGGCGACCGCGTCGGGGAGCGGTTCAAGCGGGCGCTGGCCGACGCCGCGGACCGCGGGGTGGAGGTCTACTGCATCTACGACGGCTTCGCCAACCTGGTCGTCCCCCCGGTCTTCAAGCGGTTCCCCAGGGCGATGAAGGTGTTGCGGTTCCCCGTGTACGGCGCGGGCTGGCGCTTCTTCGACCTGCGTCGCTACGGCCGGGACCACCGCAAGCTGCTCATCGTGGACGACCACACCGGGTTCATCGGCGGCTACAACATCGGATCGGCGTACGAGACCGAGTGGCGCGACACCCACGTACGGATCACCGGACCCGCGGTGTGGGACCTCAAGCGCGCCTTCGCCGACTTCTGGAACCTCCACCGGCGGCGCCACCTGCGCTCCTCCGAGCAGCCGCTGCTGCTGGAGACGGCCTCGGTGTGGGAGCCGAAGGTGCGGGTCCATCGCAACGTGCCGCGGCTGTGGATGTTCCCGATCCGCGCGATGTACCTCGAGGCCATCAACCGCGCCAGCACCAACATCTGGATGACCCAGGCCTACTTCCTGCCCGACCAGGACTTCGTCGACGCCCTCAAGGCCGCGGCGCTGCGCGGCGTCGACGTCCGCCTCCTGGTCCCGCGCAAGTCCAACCACATCGTCGCCGACTGGATCTCCCGGGGCTACTACGGCCAGCTGCTCGAGGCCGGCGTACGGATCCTGCGCTACCGCGACGCGATGGTCCACGCCAAGACCGCGACGGTCGACGGCACCTGGACCACCGTCGGCACCGCCAACATCGACCGGCTCAGCCTGCAGGGCAACTACGAGATCAACATCGAGGTCATCGACCGCGCCCTGGCGACCGAGATGGGCGCGATCTTCGACGTCGACCAGTCCAACTGCTGGGAGCTCACGCCCGACGAGTGGGCCTCCCGCGACGTCCACCGTCGGTTCACCGAGTGGATCCTGCACCCGCTGCGGCCCCTGCTGTGA